A portion of the Algisphaera agarilytica genome contains these proteins:
- a CDS encoding PhoH family protein codes for MTQAPAPPELTPSEPQTQDAPKAPSSTQTKHFVLDTNVLLHNPGCLYMFDDNHVVIPFTVLEELDKFKKNNDDTGRNCREVIRQLDKLRAKGPLADGVEWNGHGGTVRIAFASKERPQALREDAPDNRIISVALRLMDEGKNAVMISKDINVRIKADSLGLPAEDFEAQKVDSDRLYKGYAELDVPGELIDRLYEEKQIEFEAIEPHLTVEYEDGSTSTIEVLPNQFVHLRNALDDSHTGLARRLADTDHLIPIHAPRKPVFGIMARNVQQTMALDLLLDDDIKLITLLGTAGTGKTLLALAAGMNKVFTEQRYDKLLVARPIMPMGRDIGYLPGDKDEKLGAWMQPIFDNLEYLLSTRGVGQQVADSKPIEQRIEQFKSSGQLVLEPLTYIRGRSIPMQFMIVDEAQNLTPHEVKTIVSRVGEGTKIILTGDVAQIDNPYLDASSNGMSYLIERLKGSAQVGHVTLARSERSELASLAADKL; via the coding sequence TTGACTCAAGCCCCCGCCCCCCCGGAACTCACTCCTTCCGAGCCTCAAACCCAGGACGCCCCCAAGGCTCCTTCGAGTACGCAGACCAAACACTTCGTGCTCGACACCAATGTCCTGCTCCACAACCCCGGCTGTCTTTACATGTTTGACGACAACCACGTCGTCATCCCCTTCACGGTTCTCGAAGAGCTCGACAAGTTCAAAAAGAACAACGACGACACCGGCCGCAACTGCCGGGAAGTGATCCGCCAACTCGACAAGCTCCGCGCCAAGGGCCCGCTGGCGGACGGTGTGGAGTGGAACGGCCACGGCGGCACGGTCCGCATCGCCTTCGCCTCCAAAGAACGCCCCCAGGCCTTGCGTGAAGACGCGCCCGACAACCGCATCATCTCCGTTGCTCTTCGTTTGATGGACGAGGGCAAGAACGCGGTGATGATCTCCAAGGACATCAACGTTCGCATCAAGGCCGACTCGCTCGGCCTGCCCGCCGAGGACTTCGAGGCGCAGAAGGTCGACAGCGACCGCCTGTACAAGGGCTACGCCGAGCTCGACGTGCCCGGCGAACTGATCGATCGGCTCTACGAAGAGAAGCAGATCGAATTCGAAGCCATCGAGCCACACCTCACCGTCGAATACGAAGACGGCAGCACCTCGACCATCGAAGTCCTGCCCAACCAGTTCGTCCACCTGCGCAACGCGCTCGACGACTCGCACACCGGTCTCGCCCGTCGCCTGGCCGACACCGACCACCTCATCCCGATCCACGCGCCGCGCAAGCCCGTGTTCGGCATCATGGCCCGCAACGTCCAGCAGACCATGGCCCTGGACCTCCTGCTCGACGACGACATCAAGCTCATCACCCTGCTCGGCACCGCGGGCACGGGCAAAACCCTACTCGCCCTCGCGGCGGGCATGAACAAGGTCTTCACCGAGCAGCGCTACGACAAGCTCCTCGTCGCCCGTCCGATCATGCCTATGGGCCGTGACATCGGCTACCTGCCCGGCGACAAAGATGAGAAGCTCGGCGCCTGGATGCAGCCGATCTTCGACAACCTCGAATACCTCTTGAGCACCCGCGGCGTCGGCCAACAGGTCGCCGACTCCAAGCCGATCGAGCAGCGCATCGAGCAGTTCAAGAGTTCGGGCCAACTCGTGCTCGAGCCGCTCACCTACATCCGCGGCCGATCGATCCCGATGCAGTTCATGATCGTCGACGAAGCCCAGAACCTCACGCCCCACGAAGTGAAGACCATCGTCTCTCGCGTCGGCGAGGGCACCAAGATCATCCTCACCGGTGACGTTGCCCAGATCGACAACCCCTACCTCGACGCGTCGTCCAATGGCATGAGCTACCTGATCGAGCGCCTCAAGGGCAGCGCTCAGGTCGGCCACGTCACCCTGGCCCGCAGCGAACGCAGCGAACTCGCGTCGCTGGCGGCGGACAAGCTGTAG
- a CDS encoding NADP-dependent isocitrate dehydrogenase encodes MSDATPTIIYTKTDEAPALATYSLLPIIRSFTQAAGIGVEIKDISLAGRIIALFPDRLNPEQQQSDALAELGELAKTPGANIIKLPNISASIPQLTAAIAELQEHGYNIPDYPASPANAEEEAIKAAYAKVLGSAVNPVLREGNSDRRVAGPVKEYAKANPHSMGAWSSDSKTHVAHMSDHDFFGSELSHTCAGPTTVSINLVSDGETTTLKEGLALLEGEVIDAQVMSAKALRSFLAEQVADAKAKDVLFSLHMKATMMKVSDPIIFGHCVEVYFADLFEKYADLFAKLGVNAKNGFGDVVAKIADLPAEQKAAIEADIQAVYDSQPALAMVDSDKGITNLHVPSDVIIDASMPAMIRASGQMWGPDGKQKDTKCVIPDRCYAGVYRETIDFCIEHGAFDPSTMGSVANVGLMAKKAEEYGSHDKTFELPAAGQVQVVDQDGKSIFNFDVETGDIFRMCQTKDVAIRDWVKLAVTRAKLTGSPAIFWLDENRAHDAQLIAKVNAYLPDHDTTGLDIQILAPVEATRHALQRCKDGQDTIAVTGNVLRDYLTDLFPILELGTSAKMLSIVPLLAGGGLFETGAGGSAPKHVQQFVQEAHLRWDSLGEFLALAVSIEDLAQKTGNAAAQVLADTLNAATTQLLNENKSPLRKVGQLDNRGSHFYLALYWAQALAAQTENAELQAQFAPLAESLSSNEAKILAEIDATQGKPVDLGGYFQPDDAKASAAMRPSATFNAALGS; translated from the coding sequence ATGTCCGACGCCACGCCCACGATCATCTACACCAAGACCGACGAAGCCCCCGCCCTGGCGACCTACTCGCTGCTGCCGATCATCCGGTCCTTCACCCAGGCCGCGGGCATCGGCGTCGAGATCAAGGACATCTCGCTGGCCGGGCGGATCATCGCGTTGTTCCCCGATCGGCTCAACCCCGAGCAGCAGCAGTCCGACGCCCTGGCGGAGCTCGGCGAACTCGCCAAGACGCCCGGGGCCAACATCATCAAGCTCCCCAACATCTCCGCCTCCATCCCCCAGCTCACCGCCGCCATCGCTGAGCTGCAGGAGCACGGCTACAACATCCCCGACTACCCCGCCTCCCCCGCCAACGCCGAAGAAGAAGCCATCAAAGCCGCCTACGCCAAAGTGCTGGGCAGCGCGGTGAACCCCGTGCTGCGTGAGGGCAACTCCGACCGCCGCGTCGCTGGCCCGGTGAAGGAATACGCAAAGGCCAACCCGCACTCCATGGGCGCTTGGTCGTCTGACTCCAAGACCCACGTCGCCCACATGAGCGACCACGACTTCTTCGGCAGCGAGCTGTCGCACACCTGCGCGGGCCCCACCACCGTCAGCATCAACCTGGTTAGCGACGGCGAAACCACCACGCTGAAGGAAGGCCTCGCCCTCTTGGAAGGTGAAGTCATCGACGCCCAGGTCATGAGCGCCAAGGCCCTGCGAAGCTTCCTCGCCGAGCAGGTCGCCGACGCGAAGGCCAAGGACGTGTTGTTCTCGCTGCACATGAAGGCCACGATGATGAAGGTCAGCGACCCGATCATCTTCGGCCACTGCGTCGAGGTGTACTTCGCTGATCTCTTCGAGAAGTACGCCGACCTGTTTGCCAAGCTGGGCGTGAACGCCAAGAACGGCTTCGGCGATGTGGTGGCGAAGATCGCCGACCTCCCCGCCGAGCAGAAGGCCGCGATCGAGGCCGATATCCAGGCGGTCTACGACAGCCAACCCGCCCTGGCGATGGTCGACTCGGACAAGGGCATCACCAACCTGCACGTGCCCAGCGACGTGATCATCGACGCCTCGATGCCCGCCATGATCCGCGCGTCGGGTCAGATGTGGGGCCCCGATGGAAAGCAGAAAGACACGAAGTGTGTCATCCCCGACCGCTGCTACGCCGGGGTGTACCGCGAGACGATCGACTTCTGCATCGAACACGGCGCGTTCGACCCGTCGACCATGGGCAGCGTCGCCAACGTCGGGCTCATGGCCAAGAAGGCCGAGGAGTACGGCAGCCACGACAAGACCTTCGAACTCCCCGCCGCCGGCCAAGTGCAGGTCGTCGATCAGGACGGCAAAAGCATCTTTAACTTCGACGTCGAGACAGGCGACATTTTCCGGATGTGCCAGACCAAAGACGTCGCGATCCGCGACTGGGTCAAGCTCGCCGTCACCCGCGCCAAGCTCACCGGCAGCCCCGCGATCTTCTGGCTCGATGAAAACCGCGCCCACGACGCCCAGCTCATCGCAAAGGTCAACGCCTACCTCCCCGACCACGACACCACGGGCCTGGACATCCAGATCCTCGCCCCCGTCGAGGCGACCCGCCACGCGTTGCAGCGATGCAAGGACGGGCAGGACACCATCGCCGTCACCGGCAACGTGCTGCGGGACTACCTGACCGACCTCTTCCCCATCCTCGAGCTGGGCACCTCCGCCAAGATGCTGTCCATCGTCCCGCTGCTCGCGGGCGGCGGCCTCTTCGAAACCGGCGCGGGCGGCAGCGCTCCCAAGCACGTCCAGCAGTTTGTGCAGGAAGCCCACCTCCGCTGGGACAGCCTTGGCGAGTTCCTCGCATTGGCCGTGTCCATCGAAGACCTCGCCCAGAAGACCGGCAACGCCGCCGCCCAGGTCCTCGCCGACACGCTCAACGCCGCGACGACCCAACTGCTCAACGAAAACAAATCCCCGCTGCGTAAGGTCGGCCAACTCGACAACCGCGGCAGCCACTTCTACCTCGCGCTGTACTGGGCCCAGGCCCTCGCCGCCCAGACCGAGAACGCCGAGCTACAAGCCCAGTTCGCCCCGCTCGCGGAATCGCTGTCGAGCAACGAAGCAAAGATCCTCGCCGAGATCGACGCCACCCAAGGCAAACCCGTCGACCTCGGCGGCTACTTCCAGCCCGACGACGCCAAGGCCAGCGCCGCGATGCGCCCCAGCGCAACCTTCAATGCAGCCCTCGGCAGCTAA
- a CDS encoding 2-isopropylmalate synthase — MTDIRIFDTTLRDGEQSPGASLNHAEKLEIARQLEALGVDVIEAGFPITSQGDFDAVSAIAHELTKPIVCGLARCVPRDIDRAGEAVKHAKQGRIHVFCATSKIHREHKLKKAFEQIIELSQHSVEQARGYVEDVEFSPEDGSRTELNYLVDITAAVIEAGATTINIPDTVGYSVPEEYGHIFAYVREQLPIIDEKGIYLSSHCHNDLGLAVANSLSAMQNGARQIECTINGIGERAGNAALEEIVMAMRTRADYYEKYNTNIDISKLYPTSRMVSTLTGLQVQRNKALVGQNAFAHESGIHQDGMLKNRNTYEIMDPQTIGVPESKLVLGKHSGRHALGDRIKQLGYTIDDDTLNRVYETFKALADKKKDVFDEDIEAMIDTTLENAAPLWELVSFQVNSGSGVAPSATVTMRDSSGEEREDTETGDGPLDAIFSAVQKLTGVKVKLEDYNTRAVTGGKDAQGEATVQVNHHGRKVRGRGVSTDVIEAAANAYVAAINRIKTAEARKVAATTMGEDDPDVKAESP, encoded by the coding sequence ATGACCGACATCCGCATCTTCGACACGACCCTCCGTGATGGCGAGCAATCGCCCGGCGCTTCGCTGAACCACGCCGAGAAGCTCGAGATCGCCCGCCAGCTCGAGGCCCTGGGCGTCGATGTCATCGAGGCCGGTTTCCCCATCACCAGCCAGGGCGACTTCGACGCGGTCAGCGCGATCGCCCACGAACTGACCAAGCCGATCGTCTGCGGCCTGGCCCGCTGCGTCCCCCGCGACATCGATCGTGCGGGCGAGGCGGTGAAACACGCCAAGCAGGGCCGTATCCACGTCTTCTGCGCGACGAGCAAGATCCACCGCGAGCACAAGCTGAAAAAAGCCTTCGAGCAGATCATCGAGCTGTCGCAGCACAGCGTCGAGCAGGCCCGCGGCTACGTCGAGGATGTCGAGTTCTCCCCCGAGGACGGCAGCCGGACCGAGCTGAACTACCTGGTCGACATCACCGCCGCCGTGATCGAAGCGGGCGCGACGACGATCAACATCCCCGACACCGTCGGCTACTCGGTCCCCGAAGAGTATGGCCACATCTTTGCCTACGTCCGCGAGCAGCTGCCGATCATCGACGAGAAGGGCATCTACCTGTCCAGCCACTGCCACAACGACCTGGGCTTGGCTGTCGCCAACTCGCTGAGCGCGATGCAGAACGGCGCCCGCCAGATCGAGTGCACCATCAACGGCATCGGCGAGCGTGCGGGCAACGCCGCGCTCGAAGAGATCGTCATGGCCATGCGCACCCGCGCCGACTACTACGAGAAGTACAACACCAACATCGACATCAGCAAGCTCTACCCGACCTCACGCATGGTCTCGACCCTGACCGGCCTGCAGGTCCAGCGCAACAAGGCGTTGGTCGGGCAGAACGCGTTTGCTCACGAGTCGGGCATCCACCAGGACGGCATGCTCAAGAACCGCAACACCTACGAGATCATGGACCCGCAGACCATCGGCGTCCCCGAGTCCAAGCTGGTGCTGGGCAAGCACTCGGGCCGACACGCGCTGGGCGACCGTATCAAACAGCTGGGCTACACCATCGACGACGACACGCTCAACCGCGTGTACGAGACGTTCAAAGCCTTGGCCGACAAGAAGAAAGACGTCTTTGATGAAGACATCGAAGCGATGATCGACACCACGCTGGAGAACGCGGCGCCCCTGTGGGAGCTGGTCAGCTTCCAGGTCAACAGCGGCTCGGGCGTTGCGCCCTCGGCCACAGTCACGATGCGTGACTCGTCCGGCGAAGAACGCGAAGACACCGAGACCGGCGACGGCCCGCTCGACGCGATCTTCTCGGCGGTGCAAAAACTCACCGGCGTTAAGGTCAAGCTCGAGGACTACAACACCCGTGCCGTCACCGGCGGCAAGGACGCCCAGGGCGAAGCCACCGTGCAGGTCAACCACCACGGCCGCAAGGTCCGCGGGCGCGGTGTCTCCACCGACGTCATCGAAGCCGCGGCCAATGCGTACGTCGCCGCGATCAACCGCATCAAAACCGCCGAGGCCCGCAAGGTCGCAGCGACGACGATGGGTGAAGACGACCCCGACGTGAAGGCGGAATCGCCATGA
- a CDS encoding PEP-CTERM sorting domain-containing protein has translation MAGAFPIVAGNVTLDAQDRETSVLIQARTGPADNVDVTNAAPGFGLFDDTIDEGLVIGDPPPQVSNAFAAQTSSQGVDGPDFVFDAAGNVSYDSVETFTLTFADSEYAVTFTVDMSTNYSLTGTGTYIDGAGGAGGYRVALLKGTETFSPDPMDTVFTSFGFADQGPDFDGLVEVVPFADAGTLDPGTYTIVGDAGVSGGINAGNPVTGSYDFELRLFDTVPEPTTGLVLAGLVVAMAGRRRGALVGAV, from the coding sequence GTGGCCGGAGCGTTTCCTATTGTGGCGGGCAACGTGACGCTCGATGCACAAGACCGCGAGACGTCGGTGTTGATCCAGGCGCGGACCGGGCCGGCGGACAATGTCGATGTCACGAACGCCGCGCCGGGCTTTGGTTTGTTCGACGACACGATCGACGAGGGCCTGGTCATTGGCGACCCGCCGCCGCAGGTCAGCAACGCGTTTGCGGCCCAGACGTCATCGCAGGGTGTGGACGGCCCCGACTTTGTTTTCGATGCGGCGGGCAATGTGTCGTACGACTCGGTCGAGACGTTCACGCTGACCTTTGCCGACAGCGAGTACGCGGTCACGTTCACGGTCGACATGAGCACGAACTACAGCCTCACCGGCACGGGCACCTACATCGACGGGGCGGGCGGCGCGGGTGGCTACCGGGTCGCGCTGCTCAAGGGGACCGAGACGTTTTCGCCCGATCCGATGGACACGGTTTTCACGTCGTTCGGCTTCGCCGATCAGGGGCCGGACTTTGACGGGCTGGTCGAGGTGGTGCCGTTCGCCGACGCGGGGACGCTGGACCCGGGCACGTACACCATCGTCGGCGACGCGGGGGTGAGCGGCGGGATCAACGCGGGCAACCCGGTGACGGGGTCGTATGACTTCGAGCTGCGGCTGTTCGACACGGTGCCGGAGCCGACGACGGGGCTAGTGCTGGCGGGGTTGGTGGTGGCGATGGCGGGGCGGAGGCGAGGGGCGTTGGTTGGTGCGGTGTGA
- a CDS encoding helix-turn-helix transcriptional regulator, with the protein MAQKKSAPSSRPSDEADNHVQFTFLSNHSHVLLLLALEPDLRLRDLATQVNITERAVQKIVADLEAAGIVTREKEGRRNHYTIHRNQPLRHPVEAHRTVDDLIKMVHGK; encoded by the coding sequence ATGGCCCAAAAAAAATCCGCGCCCAGCTCCCGCCCGTCCGACGAGGCCGATAACCACGTGCAGTTCACGTTTCTCAGCAACCACTCGCATGTTTTGCTGCTGCTCGCCCTCGAGCCGGACCTACGGCTACGCGACCTCGCCACGCAGGTGAACATCACCGAGCGGGCCGTGCAGAAGATCGTCGCCGACCTGGAAGCCGCCGGGATCGTGACCCGGGAGAAAGAAGGCCGGCGCAACCACTACACCATCCACCGCAATCAGCCGCTGCGTCACCCCGTCGAGGCGCACCGCACCGTCGACGACCTGATCAAGATGGTGCACGGCAAGTAG
- a CDS encoding ArnT family glycosyltransferase: protein MRWGVVLAWGVLTAAALWPGLADAPLTGTEGHRAMTGSQMLERGEYVVPTLFGQTYLRKPPGQYWLIAGAEGVVGQPTEWVWRLPGVLSIAGLVALLAWWGGRWFGTMGALAAGAAAVSLFSWWTMARSADIDAANTLAVGLCVVGLMEAGV from the coding sequence ATGAGATGGGGTGTGGTGCTGGCTTGGGGGGTGTTGACGGCAGCGGCGTTGTGGCCCGGGTTGGCCGATGCGCCGCTGACGGGGACCGAGGGTCACCGCGCGATGACGGGCTCGCAGATGCTCGAGCGGGGGGAATATGTGGTGCCGACGTTGTTCGGGCAGACTTATCTGCGTAAGCCCCCGGGGCAGTACTGGCTGATCGCGGGGGCCGAGGGGGTGGTGGGGCAGCCGACCGAGTGGGTCTGGCGGCTGCCCGGGGTGCTGTCGATCGCGGGGCTGGTGGCGTTGTTGGCGTGGTGGGGCGGGCGCTGGTTCGGAACGATGGGGGCGTTGGCAGCGGGGGCGGCGGCGGTGTCGTTGTTTTCGTGGTGGACCATGGCGCGATCGGCGGACATCGACGCGGCGAACACGTTGGCGGTCGGGTTGTGTGTGGTGGGCCTGATGGAGGCGGGGGTGTAG
- a CDS encoding NADP-dependent isocitrate dehydrogenase gives MAATLSILDLAGADLGYDTIEIGEKVYERGVSAGIEPESWDTLRANKVFLKAPITTPQGGGFKSLNVTTRKTLGLYANVRPCVAYTPFVASKHPGMDVVIVRENEEDTYGGIEHRQTSEVTQCLKLISRPGCEKIVRYAFEYARSTGRKRVSCFTKDNIMKATDGLFHQVFDEIAPEYPEIEHDHWIIDIGAAMLADQPERFDVIVTPNLYGDIISDIAAQIAGSVGLCGTSNIGEDCAMFEAIHGSAPDIAGQDVANPSGLILAAVQMLVHLGKPDVAERIHNALLATIEDGIHTPDLYDPDVSQLKVGTAEFADAVIDRLDLKPRQLKAVQYHTAPEPAEVKVLSRKVPPSKPFKQLVGVDVFLDWDEPRRDPQRLAARLKYVSQSSGLELQMITNRGVKVWPSGFPETFCTDHWRCRFVPRQAHEKFEQDVSTTPKQLILLLTHLDNHGLDVIKTENLYTFDGKPGYSLGQGQ, from the coding sequence ATGGCCGCCACCCTCAGCATCCTCGACCTCGCCGGGGCCGACCTCGGCTACGACACGATCGAGATCGGCGAGAAGGTCTACGAACGCGGCGTCTCGGCCGGCATCGAGCCCGAGTCCTGGGACACCCTCCGCGCCAACAAGGTCTTCCTCAAGGCCCCTATCACCACGCCCCAGGGCGGCGGCTTCAAGTCCCTCAACGTCACCACCCGCAAGACGCTGGGCCTCTACGCCAACGTCCGGCCGTGCGTCGCCTACACCCCGTTTGTCGCCAGCAAACACCCCGGCATGGATGTCGTCATCGTCCGCGAGAACGAAGAAGACACCTACGGCGGTATCGAGCACCGACAGACCTCCGAGGTCACGCAGTGCCTCAAGCTCATCTCCCGGCCCGGCTGCGAGAAGATCGTCCGCTACGCCTTCGAGTACGCCCGGTCCACGGGACGGAAGCGCGTGAGCTGCTTCACCAAAGACAACATCATGAAGGCGACCGACGGGCTGTTCCACCAGGTCTTTGACGAGATCGCCCCCGAATACCCCGAGATCGAACACGACCACTGGATCATCGACATCGGCGCCGCCATGCTCGCCGATCAGCCCGAGCGGTTCGATGTGATCGTCACCCCGAACCTCTACGGCGACATCATCAGCGACATCGCCGCGCAGATCGCCGGCAGCGTCGGCCTCTGCGGCACGTCGAACATCGGCGAAGACTGCGCGATGTTCGAAGCGATCCACGGCAGCGCCCCGGACATCGCCGGCCAAGACGTGGCCAACCCCTCGGGGCTGATCCTGGCCGCGGTGCAGATGCTCGTCCACCTGGGCAAGCCCGACGTGGCCGAGCGCATCCACAACGCCTTGCTCGCTACGATCGAAGACGGCATCCACACGCCCGACCTCTACGACCCGGACGTGAGCCAACTGAAAGTCGGCACCGCCGAGTTCGCCGACGCGGTGATCGATCGCCTCGACCTCAAGCCCCGGCAGCTCAAGGCGGTGCAATACCACACCGCGCCCGAACCCGCCGAGGTCAAGGTGCTCAGCCGTAAGGTTCCGCCCTCCAAGCCGTTCAAGCAATTGGTGGGGGTGGATGTCTTCCTCGACTGGGACGAGCCCCGGCGTGACCCCCAACGGCTCGCGGCCCGCCTGAAATACGTCTCGCAGAGCTCGGGCCTCGAGCTCCAGATGATCACCAACCGTGGGGTGAAGGTTTGGCCATCGGGCTTCCCCGAGACCTTCTGCACCGACCACTGGCGCTGCCGGTTCGTTCCCCGGCAGGCGCACGAAAAGTTTGAGCAAGATGTTTCAACCACGCCCAAGCAGTTGATCCTGCTGCTCACGCACCTGGACAACCACGGGCTGGACGTGATCAAAACCGAGAACCTCTACACCTTCGACGGCAAGCCCGGATACTCCTTGGGGCAAGGCCAATGA
- the uxuA gene encoding mannonate dehydratase, with protein MKMTMRWFGTDDPVPLSKIRQIPGVTGIVSAIYDVEVGDVWPFEKIAALRQIINQEGLELDVIESISVHEDIKLGLPTRDDYIDAYCESIRNVGKAGIPTLCYNFMPVFDWTRTNLQHTLADGSHALSFCYEELNDIDLDAEGAANLPGWSTVYTPERFKELIEQFRALGTDTLWNNLTYFLERVVPVAEEAGVKMAIHPDDPPWSILGLPRIVTGEAAYERITRVVDSPSNGITVCTGSLGASLSNDLPQIVSKFGKRNRINFVHMRNVAVTGNKQFHEAPHLSRLGTVDMYAVMKALVATGYDGPLRPDHGRMIWGEEGRPGYGLFDRSLGLMYLQGLMEAAKSQRNSQW; from the coding sequence ATGAAAATGACCATGCGATGGTTCGGCACGGATGACCCCGTGCCGCTGAGCAAAATCCGTCAAATCCCCGGCGTCACCGGGATCGTCAGCGCGATCTACGACGTCGAGGTCGGCGACGTTTGGCCCTTCGAGAAGATCGCGGCCCTGCGTCAGATCATCAACCAGGAAGGCCTCGAGCTCGACGTCATCGAGTCGATCTCGGTCCACGAAGACATCAAGCTCGGCCTGCCCACACGCGACGACTACATCGATGCGTACTGCGAATCGATCCGCAATGTCGGCAAGGCCGGCATCCCCACGCTCTGCTACAACTTCATGCCCGTGTTCGACTGGACACGGACCAATCTCCAGCACACCCTCGCCGACGGATCGCACGCCCTGAGCTTCTGCTACGAAGAGCTCAACGACATCGATCTTGATGCCGAGGGCGCCGCGAACCTGCCCGGCTGGTCGACCGTGTACACGCCCGAGCGGTTCAAAGAACTCATCGAGCAGTTCCGGGCGCTGGGCACCGACACGCTGTGGAACAACCTGACCTACTTCCTGGAGCGGGTGGTTCCCGTCGCGGAAGAGGCGGGCGTGAAGATGGCGATCCACCCGGACGATCCGCCGTGGTCGATCCTGGGCCTGCCGCGCATCGTCACGGGCGAGGCGGCCTACGAACGCATCACCCGCGTGGTCGACAGCCCGTCCAACGGCATCACCGTCTGCACCGGCTCCCTGGGCGCGAGCCTCAGCAACGACCTCCCGCAGATCGTCAGCAAGTTCGGCAAGCGTAACCGCATCAACTTTGTGCACATGCGCAACGTCGCGGTCACCGGCAACAAGCAGTTCCACGAAGCCCCCCACCTCTCCCGCCTCGGCACCGTGGACATGTACGCGGTGATGAAGGCGCTGGTCGCCACCGGCTACGACGGCCCGCTGCGTCCGGACCACGGCCGGATGATCTGGGGCGAAGAAGGCCGACCGGGCTACGGCCTGTTCGACCGCTCGCTGGGCCTGATGTATCTGCAAGGCCTGATGGAAGCCGCCAAGAGCCAACGCAACAGCCAGTGGTAG
- a CDS encoding GNAT family N-acetyltransferase, which produces MSLLIPVDDEVSLRLVQPHHAEEIYAAAMTSQESLYRWMPWCKPDLVVDDTRKWIATVLKEFGERKTMPLSVLEHGELVGGCGWSFWDEHDNTDWNLRSRTADIGYWLIDSARGRGIMTRAVRALVDYGFKEQGLHRITIRAEPENHSSWGVPERLGFTLEGTMRHVLEWNGRRIDHRCYAMIAEDWRDAQG; this is translated from the coding sequence ATGAGCCTGCTGATTCCGGTTGACGACGAAGTGAGCCTGCGCCTGGTGCAGCCGCACCACGCCGAGGAGATTTACGCTGCCGCGATGACGAGCCAGGAATCGCTCTATCGGTGGATGCCGTGGTGTAAACCCGACTTGGTGGTCGATGACACGCGGAAGTGGATCGCGACGGTGCTCAAGGAGTTTGGCGAACGTAAGACGATGCCGTTGTCGGTTCTTGAGCATGGCGAGTTGGTCGGCGGATGTGGCTGGTCGTTCTGGGATGAGCACGACAACACCGACTGGAACCTCAGGTCACGCACCGCCGACATCGGCTATTGGCTGATCGACTCGGCACGCGGCCGGGGCATCATGACGCGCGCGGTCCGGGCGCTGGTGGACTACGGCTTCAAAGAGCAGGGCCTGCACCGCATCACGATCCGAGCCGAGCCCGAGAATCATTCGAGCTGGGGTGTGCCCGAGCGTTTGGGCTTTACGCTCGAAGGAACGATGCGTCACGTGCTTGAGTGGAACGGGCGCCGCATCGACCACCGCTGCTACGCCATGATCGCCGAGGATTGGCGAGACGCGCAGGGTTGA